The genome window GAGTCGTGGCGAGGTCTCTATCGAGGTCGAAGCGCTGCAAGAGGTTGCGTGCGTCGTAGGGCGCGCGGACTTTGATGTCGTTGTCGAAGTAGCAGAACACTTCGCGGGATTTGCGCGCGCGGGGTTTCAGGCGTGGCGCTATCAGGTGGGCGTCCTCTGGCTGTTTACCGTGATGCCAGGCGTCGATGCGCTCGGCCCAGCGCTTGAGCGCTTGTTCGGAATAACCGCTGGCGTAGAGCTCTTCGGCGCCGTGCAGGCGCAGATAGACAAAGTCGCTGGTGAGGTCTTCGCGGTACGGCCATTTGCCGGCGGTGTCGGCGACCACCAGCGCGGTGTTATGGCGCTTGAGCAGGCGTACGAACTCCGGGTCGATAAAACTCTCGTGACGAATTTCCACGGCATGGCGCAACGGCTTCTTGCTCCAGGCTTTGACGCTGGCGTGGCCGGGCAGATGCGAGTCGTGCTGACGGGCGAGGGCGGCTGCGGCTTGGGTATCGTGGGGCAGTTGCGCGAGAAAGTGATCGAAGCGCTCGGCGTCGAATTTGAAATTCGGCGGAAACTGCCAGAGGATCGGCCCGAGTTTTTCCTTCAGTTCCAGCACACCCGAAGCGAAGAAATTCGCCAACGGTTTTTCGATTTCGCGCAAACGGCGCACGTGGGTGATGAAGCGCGGCGCCTTGACGCTGAACACGAAGTCATCGGGGGTTTCGTCGTACCACTGGGCGTAACGTTCGGGTCGTTGCAGGGCGTAGAACGATCCATTGATTTCAATGCTGTTGACCGCGCGGGAGGCGAACTGCAATTCGCGCTTCTGCGCCAGTCCCTTCGGGTAGAAATCCCCGCGCCACGGGGCGTAGCGCCAGCCTGAAATACCGATGTGAATCGTCGCCATCCCATCCTCCCGTAGAAAGTCCTCGTGTTGCCGATGTTCTGTGATGACTGCGGCGGGGGCGGGAAAGTTTCGGTGGTGTTACGGACGGTCGCGGGTGAAGCGAAGATCAAGAGCTTTCCCCCTCACCCCAACCCTCTCCCCCAAAGGGGGCGAGGGGGAAAGGGAGCAGATCTGCATGGTCTTCAGGACTTGAGTTCGACTCAAGACGTGCAGTTGGTGATTTTGGACATGCAACTCGGTCGGCTCCCTCTCCTGGGGGAGAGGGCTGGGGTGAGGGGGCTCTTGAACTTGCCGCGCAATTACCGATCAGTTCCTTACCAGGGTCAGCCACGGGAGATCGGAGCTTTGCGCAATTTCAGGATCGCCATTCTGCTGGGAGCGCTGCTGTGCTTCGGCGTCAACGCATCGCAAGCCGCCGCGCTACCGGGCGTTCCGGCTGCCGCCGATACGGCGGAAAAACCCGCCGAACCGGAACCGCTGGTGCAGGGTGGTCTGCTCGGGGCGATCAGTACGAGCATCGACGATGTGCAGGAAAAACTCGATCTCAACGAACACCTGGTCGATGCCTGGCGGCTGCGCGCCGACCGCGCGGCGGATGAGGTCGACAGGCTGGTCAAGCAGCCGTCGAACCGCTCGGGCTGGAGCGTGGCCGGGGATTTCCTCACGTTGTCGGGAGTGTGGCTGGGCAGTTTCGCCCTGCTCACCGTGCTCGGCAGTCTGTTGGCCAAGCGTCTGCGTGAGGGCCGCTGGTTGCGCACCCGCCAGCGCAGTCAGGATCTGCTCGGCTACGTGCTGCCGTACACCGTGCCGGCGCTGATCTGCCTGCCGCTGACACTGTACGTCAGCCATTTTCTGCAAGCTTCGGTGGGCCGTGCGCTGGCGCTGTGTCTGGCCTACGCCACCAGCAGCGGCATTTTTTCCACGTCGATGTTGCTGTGCGTAGTGGTGATGTTCAACGTCGGCCACAAGCGCACAGCCGTGCGAATCATCCGTGAATATTGCCCGCGCCCACTGTTCCTGATCGGCTTTCTCGCCGCCCTCAGCGATGCCCTGACCAGCCCGCAGATCGCCCGACAATTGGGCGGCAATATCACCAGCAGCATCGCCGTGTTCACCGGGCTGATCGCCTCGGTGATTTTCGGTTTGCTGGTGATTCGCCTGCGCCGGCCCGTGGCGCATCTGATCCGCAATCGCCCGCTCGCTCAGCGTTTGAAACAACCGTCGCTGCAGGAGTCGCTGCGGATATTTTCCGGGTTGTGGTACTGGCCGATCGTGCTGATGGTGCTGGTCTCGGCAGTCAGCCTGATCGGCATTGGCGAGGACAATCAGAAAGCCCTGCGCTGTGCCTTGTTCACCACCGTGCTGCTGATCGCCACGGTGTTTCTCAGCACGGTGTTGCAGCATCTGTTCAAGTCGCGCAAAGCCGAGGCGATCCAGCGCAGCAGCGCCTACAAGGAACGTTTTCTCAGCCTGTTGCATGCGTTGCTGCGGATCGTCATGGCGATTGTGTTCATCGATATTCTCGGGCGGATCTGGGGCGTGTCGTTGCTCGATTTCGCCCAGAGCAGCACGGTCGGGCGAGCGATCAGCAATGCCTTGAGCAGCATTGGTCTGATCTTCCTGGTGACGTGGCTGCTGTGGGTGGTGCTCGACACGGCGATTCAGGAAGCGCTGAAACCGCCGCTGAGCAAACGCGCGGCACGCCAGCCGAGCACGCGGGTGAAAACCATCCTGCCGCTGCTGCGCAATGCGATCAAAATCATCCTCGTGGTGATCTGCGCGATTACCACCATGGCCAACCTCGGCATCAACGTCGCGCCGCTATTGGCCGGTGCCGGTGTGGTCGGCCTGGCGATCGGTTTCGGTTCGCAGCAATTGGTGCAGGACGTCATCACCGGGCTGTTCATCATCATCGAAGACACCCTGTCGATCGGCGACTGGGTGGTGCTCGATTCCGGCCACGCCGGCACCGTGGAAGGCCTGACCATTCGCACCTTGCGCCTGCGTGACGGCAAGGGTTTTGTGCACTCGGTGCCGTTCGGCCAGATCAAGGCTGTGACCAACCAATCACGCCAGTTCGCCTTCGCGTTTTTCTCGGTGCAGTTCACTTACGACACCGATGTCGACAGAGCCATCGAGCTGATCCGCGAGGCCGGCGATTCGATCCGCGAAGACCCGTTCCTCAAGTACAACCTGCAAGGGCCGCTGGATGTGTTCGGCGTGGACAAAATGGACTTGAACGGGGTGGTGTTGACAGCGCAATTCCGCACGGTGTCCGGTGGGCAATATGCGGTGAGCCGCGCGTTCAACCAGCGCTTGAAGAAGCTTGTGGATAACACACCGAATGTGCATTTTGCGCAGACTTATCCACAGCAGGTGTTATTGCCGAAGCGGCAGGAGGAGCGGGCGGTGGTTGCGGGTGAGGTGCCGCAGGAGTCGCGGACCTGAAGCATGATTTTGGGGTGGAGGGCCGGCCATTCGCGAGCAGGCTCGCTCCCACAGGGGAAACGGGAGTGGACTGTGGGAGCGAGCCTGCTCGCGAAGACGCCGGTGCGAACACTCTCAATGCCGGATCAGCTTGGCATGCAGTTGTCCCATGGCTATCGGATCCAGCTCCACCCAAACCTGCTGCTTGCCGGCAATCACCGCCGCCACTGGCACCCCATCGCGATACACCAGCCGATTGCTCACCAGCGCCGGCACTTTCACCCCGGGCAACAAGGTCCCGGCCAGATTCAGCGGATCAACCCCACACACCGCCACCAGGCTGCCGTCCTGCGGGCGTCGGCGTACTTCGCGCAGCAAGGGAATAGCTTCGGGCAAGGCAAACTGCTCGCCAGCCAGACCACTGACAAACCGCCCGCCACGAATCTCGCCCCGCGCTTCCAGACGATGAAAGGTGCGCAGCAATTCCCGCCAGCTCGGCAACCAGTCCGCTTCGCGTTCCAGCAGACGCCAGAACACCACGCCGTAGCGGCGCAGCAGGGTCATGGCTACATGTTCGAGCGTCTCGGCGGCATCGGCTGACGAACCCCGGCGCAGCAATGCCCAGCGCCCGGCATCGTCCATGCCGCCGATAAACGCCCCGCGTCCGCGTCGACTGCTGCGCTGCTGGCGCTTGCTTGCAGGAGTGATTAGCGCACGCAAGCCGGCGAAGCTGTCGGCGTTCACCAAACCTGCGGCAACCAGTTCCTGCAAGGCGATTTCCAGTTCGCTGCGCAGCAGGCGCGCTTCATGAATCAACTCATCGAAAAACAGCGCACCATGCTGACTCAGCGCCTCGAAGACTTTCTGTGTTTTCGGCGATAACTCACTAACTGGCGTCTGTTCAGCCAACGCACTCCACAAACCCACCTGGCTACGCGGCAGCAGCACAATCGGCGTACTGCGCAATGCCGAGCCGCTGACCTTCTGCCGCGCATTGATGCGCGTCCACACCAGTTTGCCGTTGCGGCACAGTTCGTCCAGCCAGCTCGGCGAATAGTCCTTGAGGCGTGCCGGCAGGATGTCGCTGTCCCACGCCGAAGCTGCCGCCGGGTAGCCTTCGAACTGGCCGACAATCGCCGGCAGCACCGCGCTGCCCTGGCCTTGGGTGGCCGGCGTCAGATGCTGCCAGTCGAACAGAAAACGCATGAAGTCCTGCAATGCCACCGGTTCGATTTCCCGGCGCAGGCGCTTGACCGTGTAGCGATGGATGCGCGCCAGCAGATGCCGTTCGCACCATTCTTCAATCGCGCCGTTCGGCGTGAACTGGCCGCGCAGCACATAACCTTCGCGTTCCAGTTGCGCGAGAGCCTGATTGACTTGCGCGGCTGGCAGGGCGAGCGGCTCGGCGATGGCGGGCAACGGGATTGGCCCAAAGGCGCCGAGGCGGGCGCGGATCACTTCGACCAGAGCCTCATCGAATGCCCACGTGTCGTCGAAGCCGGGCAGCGCCACCGCCTCAGTCAGCAACGTGGCCTGTGGATAAAGTGCTTGCAGGCAACTCAAGCGTTCGCGGGCCAGCCATAACTGATGCTCGGCGTCGATCTGCAACAGGCAGGCGCGGCCGCTGGCCATCAGCGTTTGCAGCCAGTCCGGCCAACCCGCGTTGGCGCGGGCTTCGGCGTCGCTGATGCAGGCGAGGCTCATCAGCGCTTCATGCATTTCATCCAGGGAGTTGGGCGACGGCCAAGCTTCTTCGCGCACTGCCGTGATCGCATCGGCATCGAGCGCGCCGAGATCATCGGTCGACTGCGGATCGCTCCAGCGTCGATTGATCACCGCTTGCGTGCGGCGTTCCTCCAGCGGCGCGTCGTCGAGAAACGTGTACGGTCGGGCGCTGAGAATTTCTGCCGCCAGCGGCGACGGCGCCGGTAAATCCCGAGCGATCAGGCGCACCTCGCCACGCTCCATGCGCCGCAGCAGGGTCAGCCAGCCTTCGCTGTCCATCGCTTCGTGCAGGCAATCGTCGAGGGTCTGTTCCACCAGCGGATGTTCGGGGACTTCACGCTCGCCGGCGAGGTTTTCCAGGCAGGCGATCTGGTCGGGGAAGACGCTGGCGATGAGGTCTTCGCTTTTCATCCGTTGCAGTTGCGGAGCGACTTTGCGCCCGCCGGTGAAGCGCGGCAACGCCAGCGCCACCCCGGCATTCCAGCGCCAGCGCACGCCGAACAATGGCGCATCAAGCACGGCTTGAATGAGCGTGTGTTCAGCGCTGTTGCTGTGCAGGTAACGCCAGACTTCGTCGAGCTCGAAGCTGTGGCTGGTGGACAGCGACAGCACGATCGCGTCTTCGCTGGCGGCGGCCTGCAACTCGAAGTTGAAGGTGCGGCAGAAACGCTTGCGCAAGGCCAGGCCCCAGGCGCGGTTGATGCGGCTGCCGAACGGCGTGTGAATGATCAGTTGGGTGCCGCCGGACTCGTCGAAAAACCGCTCCATCAACAGCGTGTCCTGCGAGGGCAGGGCGCCAAGGGTTTGCCGTGCGCGCGCCAGATATTCGACCAATTGCTCGGCGCTGGCGAGGTTGAGGCCGAGTATGGTGGTCAGCCAGTCGAGCGCCGGTTGCAGATTACCGGGGCTGGCGCTGAGCAATTCGTCCAACTGCGCTTGCAGGCGCGCGACGGCCGCCGACAGTTCATCACTGCGCCCCGGCGCTTCGCCGAGCCAGAACGGAATGGTCGGCGGCATCCCCTGCGCATCCTCGACGCGCACTTTGCCGCTTTCTACCCGCAGGATGCGATACGAGGTATTGCCAAGCTGGAACACGTCGCCAGCGATACTTTCCACGGCGAAATCTTCGTTGACGCTGCCGATGTTCAAACCTTGCGGTTCGAGCAGCACGCTGTAGTCGGCATTGTCCGGGATGGTGCCGCCGCTGGTCACGGCGGTCAGCTGCGCACCACGCCGGCCACGCAAGGTGCGACTGACGGCGTCGCGGTGCAGGTAGGCGCTGCGGATGCCTTGGCGGCCGTTGTAACCCTCGGCGAGCATGCTCAGCAGGGCCTGATAGTGTTTTTCGTCGAGATCGCGATAGGGCCAGGCACGGCGGAACATCGCCAGCAAGGCGTCCTCCGACCATTCCTGGCAACTGACCTCGGCAATGATCTGCTGCGCCAGCACGTCCAGCGGCTTTTCCGGAATCTGCAGCGTATCCAGCTCGCCCCGGCGCACGCAGTCGAGCAGGGCGGCGCACTCGATCAGATCGTCGCGGGTAGTGGCGAACAAACGCCCCTTGGGCGTGCCGCCGACCTGGTGTCCGGAACGGCCAACCCTTTGCAGAAACGCGGCGATCGAACGCGGTGAACTGATCTGGCAGACCAGGTCGACTTCACCGATATCGATGCCCAGTTCCAGTGATGCCGTGGCGATCAGCACTTGCAACTCGCCGCGCTTGAGCCGTTGTTCGGCATCGAGGCGAAACTCCTTGGCCAGGCTGCCGTGGTGCGCAGCCACGGCCTGCTTGCCGAGGCGTTCGCTCAGATGCCGGCTGAGGCGCTCGGCAAGGCGTCGGGTGTTGACGAAAATCAGTGTGGTGCGATGCTCGCGAGCGAGTTCGGCGAGGCGCTCGTACACCAGTTCCCAGACATCATTGGCCATCACCGCCGACAGCGGCACCGGCGGCACTTCGATGCCCAGATCCCGAGGGCGGGCGTGGCCTATGTCGACGATTTCGCAGGGGCGATCGTGACCGACCAGGAATTGCGCCACGGCTTCTACCGGTTTCTGCGTCGCGGACAGGCCGATGCGGGTCAGCGGTTCGGCGCACAACG of Pseudomonas triticicola contains these proteins:
- a CDS encoding DUF72 domain-containing protein — encoded protein: MATIHIGISGWRYAPWRGDFYPKGLAQKRELQFASRAVNSIEINGSFYALQRPERYAQWYDETPDDFVFSVKAPRFITHVRRLREIEKPLANFFASGVLELKEKLGPILWQFPPNFKFDAERFDHFLAQLPHDTQAAAALARQHDSHLPGHASVKAWSKKPLRHAVEIRHESFIDPEFVRLLKRHNTALVVADTAGKWPYREDLTSDFVYLRLHGAEELYASGYSEQALKRWAERIDAWHHGKQPEDAHLIAPRLKPRARKSREVFCYFDNDIKVRAPYDARNLLQRFDLDRDLATTPGQVAAEGVLS
- a CDS encoding mechanosensitive ion channel family protein → MRNFRIAILLGALLCFGVNASQAAALPGVPAAADTAEKPAEPEPLVQGGLLGAISTSIDDVQEKLDLNEHLVDAWRLRADRAADEVDRLVKQPSNRSGWSVAGDFLTLSGVWLGSFALLTVLGSLLAKRLREGRWLRTRQRSQDLLGYVLPYTVPALICLPLTLYVSHFLQASVGRALALCLAYATSSGIFSTSMLLCVVVMFNVGHKRTAVRIIREYCPRPLFLIGFLAALSDALTSPQIARQLGGNITSSIAVFTGLIASVIFGLLVIRLRRPVAHLIRNRPLAQRLKQPSLQESLRIFSGLWYWPIVLMVLVSAVSLIGIGEDNQKALRCALFTTVLLIATVFLSTVLQHLFKSRKAEAIQRSSAYKERFLSLLHALLRIVMAIVFIDILGRIWGVSLLDFAQSSTVGRAISNALSSIGLIFLVTWLLWVVLDTAIQEALKPPLSKRAARQPSTRVKTILPLLRNAIKIILVVICAITTMANLGINVAPLLAGAGVVGLAIGFGSQQLVQDVITGLFIIIEDTLSIGDWVVLDSGHAGTVEGLTIRTLRLRDGKGFVHSVPFGQIKAVTNQSRQFAFAFFSVQFTYDTDVDRAIELIREAGDSIREDPFLKYNLQGPLDVFGVDKMDLNGVVLTAQFRTVSGGQYAVSRAFNQRLKKLVDNTPNVHFAQTYPQQVLLPKRQEERAVVAGEVPQESRT
- a CDS encoding DEAD/DEAH box helicase, whose amino-acid sequence is MNLPLPADSALAGFHPAVSAWFSKTFPAVTAAQARAWPLIRQRRSTLIAAPTGSGKTLTAFLAVLDELVHRGLVHPDGLPAETLVVYVSPLKALSNDIQINLQNPLAGITAQLREMGLPELTITTAVRTGDTPQKDRAAMRKTAPHILVTTPESLYVLLGSESGRKMLGTTRTVIIDEIHAMAAGKRGSHLSLSLERLQALCAEPLTRIGLSATQKPVEAVAQFLVGHDRPCEIVDIGHARPRDLGIEVPPVPLSAVMANDVWELVYERLAELAREHRTTLIFVNTRRLAERLSRHLSERLGKQAVAAHHGSLAKEFRLDAEQRLKRGELQVLIATASLELGIDIGEVDLVCQISSPRSIAAFLQRVGRSGHQVGGTPKGRLFATTRDDLIECAALLDCVRRGELDTLQIPEKPLDVLAQQIIAEVSCQEWSEDALLAMFRRAWPYRDLDEKHYQALLSMLAEGYNGRQGIRSAYLHRDAVSRTLRGRRGAQLTAVTSGGTIPDNADYSVLLEPQGLNIGSVNEDFAVESIAGDVFQLGNTSYRILRVESGKVRVEDAQGMPPTIPFWLGEAPGRSDELSAAVARLQAQLDELLSASPGNLQPALDWLTTILGLNLASAEQLVEYLARARQTLGALPSQDTLLMERFFDESGGTQLIIHTPFGSRINRAWGLALRKRFCRTFNFELQAAASEDAIVLSLSTSHSFELDEVWRYLHSNSAEHTLIQAVLDAPLFGVRWRWNAGVALALPRFTGGRKVAPQLQRMKSEDLIASVFPDQIACLENLAGEREVPEHPLVEQTLDDCLHEAMDSEGWLTLLRRMERGEVRLIARDLPAPSPLAAEILSARPYTFLDDAPLEERRTQAVINRRWSDPQSTDDLGALDADAITAVREEAWPSPNSLDEMHEALMSLACISDAEARANAGWPDWLQTLMASGRACLLQIDAEHQLWLARERLSCLQALYPQATLLTEAVALPGFDDTWAFDEALVEVIRARLGAFGPIPLPAIAEPLALPAAQVNQALAQLEREGYVLRGQFTPNGAIEEWCERHLLARIHRYTVKRLRREIEPVALQDFMRFLFDWQHLTPATQGQGSAVLPAIVGQFEGYPAAASAWDSDILPARLKDYSPSWLDELCRNGKLVWTRINARQKVSGSALRSTPIVLLPRSQVGLWSALAEQTPVSELSPKTQKVFEALSQHGALFFDELIHEARLLRSELEIALQELVAAGLVNADSFAGLRALITPASKRQQRSSRRGRGAFIGGMDDAGRWALLRRGSSADAAETLEHVAMTLLRRYGVVFWRLLEREADWLPSWRELLRTFHRLEARGEIRGGRFVSGLAGEQFALPEAIPLLREVRRRPQDGSLVAVCGVDPLNLAGTLLPGVKVPALVSNRLVYRDGVPVAAVIAGKQQVWVELDPIAMGQLHAKLIRH